One genomic window of Prochlorococcus marinus CUG1416 includes the following:
- a CDS encoding sodium-dependent bicarbonate transport family permease: MEINPILQNVLAPPVLFFLIGAISVLFKSDLEIPAPLPKLFSLYLLLAIGFKGGIEIQKSGFTDQVLPTLSAAILMSLVIPLIGFLILRYKFDVFNSAAIAAAYGSISAVTFISAESFLESQKIAFDGFMVGALALMESPAIIVGLLLVKFAAPQNRPKSRKMHLSGILHESLLNGSVYLLLSSLIVGFLTASSNPSGITKMEPFTGQLFYGAECFFLLDMGIVAAQRLPRLKNAGSFLIGFAIFMPLFNAFIGVFVARFLSLGPGNALLFVVLCASASYLAVPAAMRMTVPEAKSSYYISTTLGLTFPFNIVLGIPIYMSLVNTIIPLSPL; this comes from the coding sequence ATGGAAATAAATCCAATTCTGCAAAATGTATTAGCACCTCCAGTTCTTTTCTTTTTGATTGGAGCAATATCAGTACTCTTTAAATCTGATTTAGAAATTCCAGCTCCATTACCTAAACTCTTTTCCTTATATCTACTATTAGCTATTGGTTTTAAAGGAGGTATAGAGATACAGAAAAGTGGGTTTACTGATCAAGTATTGCCGACTTTAAGTGCCGCGATACTAATGTCACTAGTAATCCCTCTAATTGGATTTTTAATTCTAAGATATAAGTTTGATGTCTTTAATTCAGCAGCAATAGCAGCAGCATACGGTTCAATTAGTGCTGTTACATTTATTTCCGCAGAAAGTTTTTTAGAAAGTCAAAAAATAGCTTTTGATGGGTTTATGGTTGGCGCCTTAGCTTTAATGGAATCTCCTGCAATAATTGTTGGATTATTACTTGTGAAATTTGCAGCTCCCCAAAATAGACCAAAATCAAGAAAAATGCATCTAAGCGGAATATTACATGAATCACTTTTAAATGGATCAGTGTATTTATTGCTTTCAAGCTTAATTGTGGGATTTCTAACTGCTTCTAGTAATCCCTCAGGGATTACAAAAATGGAACCATTTACTGGACAATTATTCTATGGAGCAGAATGCTTCTTCTTGTTAGATATGGGAATAGTCGCAGCTCAAAGATTGCCGAGGTTGAAAAATGCAGGTTCATTTTTAATTGGCTTTGCAATTTTCATGCCGCTATTTAATGCATTTATTGGTGTTTTCGTTGCGAGATTTTTATCTTTAGGACCTGGCAACGCACTTTTATTTGTGGTTTTATGTGCAAGCGCCTCATATTTAGCAGTTCCTGCAGCTATGAGGATGACAGTTCCAGAAGCAAAATCAAGTTATTATATTTCAACAACACTAGGTCTAACTTTCCCATTCAATATAGTTCTTGGCATTCCAATATACATGAGTTTAGTAAATACCATTATCCCACTTTCTCCTTTATAA